A region from the Leguminivora glycinivorella isolate SPB_JAAS2020 chromosome 3, LegGlyc_1.1, whole genome shotgun sequence genome encodes:
- the LOC125224889 gene encoding uncharacterized protein LOC125224889 — translation MRVRHFCPRAPGGVACYSYRGTRFDVAIDVLFTENCILDISVYGLHVNMSLLDIEMWKWEEGTYYEDFRLTPTEYRGPTYQTLDGFEPLDDSMWVPDYDRWSTEPVTYETTTSRYTQTANDTITILAYSFVSTTTKSGTTTKTRKKFSRKTKPPKGITFWSAIEYFFVNIFWKGFICWIFNC, via the exons ATGCGAGTACGTCACTTCTGTCCGCGCGCGCCCGGGGGGGTAGCCTGCTACTCTTATAGAG GTACACGATTCGACGTAGCCATCGACGTGTTGTTCACTGAGAACTGCATATTGGACATCAGCGTGTACGGCCTGCACGTCAACATGTCACTGCTCGACATCGAGATGTGGAAGTGGGAGGAGGGCACGTACTATGAAGATTTCAG ATTGACGCCGACAGAGTACCGGGGCCCCACGTATCAAACGCTGGACGGGTTCGAACCGTTGGACGATAGCATGTGGGTGCCGGACTATGACCGCTGGTCTACGGAACCCGTCACGTATGAGACTACAACATCACGATACACTCAAACGGCGAATG ATACTATCACCATTCTGGCATACTCTTTTGTGTCGACCACTACCAAATCGGGGACAACAacgaaaacaagaaaaaaattcTCAAGAAAGACCAAACCGCCCAAAGGGATAACATTCT ggtCCGCAATAGAATACTTCTTCGTAAACATCTTCTGGAAGGGTTTCATTTGTTGGATCTTCAATTGCTGA